A region of Flammeovirga agarivorans DNA encodes the following proteins:
- a CDS encoding DUF4174 domain-containing protein: MIKIVTTTLLIMLTSLILSAQDLKKYRWDNRIIIVKSISLTHHKFQKQLKEFQGNEDGLAERKIVLFEIVGGKYRITDYTSDCHLSEWKTLSNPQLKLTSKSDFEVVLIGLDNGVKLMQNDLFTYEDLCRKIDSMPMRMAEIRGAE, encoded by the coding sequence ATGATTAAAATCGTTACCACTACCCTATTGATTATGCTAACTTCATTAATACTAAGTGCTCAAGATCTTAAAAAGTATCGATGGGACAATAGAATAATTATTGTAAAATCAATCAGTTTAACTCATCACAAGTTTCAAAAACAGTTGAAAGAATTTCAAGGAAATGAAGATGGATTAGCAGAAAGGAAAATTGTACTTTTTGAAATAGTTGGTGGTAAATATAGGATCACAGATTATACTTCAGATTGCCATTTATCAGAATGGAAAACGCTCTCTAATCCACAACTAAAGCTAACTTCTAAATCCGACTTTGAAGTAGTCTTAATAGGTTTGGATAACGGAGTAAAATTAATGCAAAATGATCTATTCACTTACGAGGACCTTTGCCGAAAAATAGATAGCATGCCCATGAGAATGGCAGAAATAAGAGGAGCAGAATAA
- a CDS encoding SDR family oxidoreductase gives MQEEEKKNINESDIEKCTSILEDILENTNILFEIPEEKRIALMKAAGKLTRPNRDEFESRRKDKKKAAKRKQQEKDRHARKFTGIRSARENHIFIAPKILEEHNIPVDMPQLESPRNCYVCKKEYTQLHHFYDQMCPECGDFNYAKRFQEADLTGQIAVVTGSRLKIGYHITLILLRSGATVVATTRFPVDSAKRFSKEEDYHVWKDRLKIHGLDLRHIPSVEIFCNYIEQKYGRLDILINNAAQTVRRPSGFYAHMMDDEEKPFALLAPETQHLLSEHQYCLEQLQDLSEDSSSAKNRRLPVKWSTTEAGIGIRASAKLSQIPYSFDNSIQTKEVFPEGKLDVDLQQVDLRKTNSWRLRIGEIETPEMVEVQLVNSIAPFVLCNRLSKLMQADNTGKKHIINVSAMEGKFHRFHKEDRHPHTNMAKAALNMLTHTSAATLAKEGIYMNAVDTGWVTDEDPAHISKKKEEVHDFQPPLDIVDGAARVLDPLIDGINSGKHWSGKFLKDYFPIDW, from the coding sequence ATGCAGGAAGAAGAGAAAAAAAATATTAACGAATCTGATATTGAAAAGTGTACTTCTATCTTGGAAGATATACTTGAGAATACCAATATATTATTCGAAATACCTGAGGAGAAACGTATTGCTTTAATGAAGGCGGCAGGGAAACTTACAAGACCCAACCGTGATGAATTTGAAAGTAGACGTAAGGATAAAAAGAAGGCGGCCAAAAGAAAACAACAAGAAAAAGACCGTCATGCTCGTAAATTCACAGGAATTAGAAGTGCTAGAGAAAATCATATTTTCATTGCTCCAAAAATTCTTGAAGAACATAACATTCCTGTTGATATGCCACAATTGGAATCTCCGAGAAACTGTTATGTATGTAAAAAGGAATACACTCAATTGCATCATTTTTATGATCAGATGTGTCCTGAGTGTGGAGACTTTAACTATGCAAAACGCTTCCAAGAGGCTGACCTCACTGGGCAAATTGCCGTAGTAACAGGTTCGAGATTAAAGATTGGTTATCATATCACTCTCATTCTACTTCGTTCAGGAGCAACGGTTGTCGCTACAACTCGTTTCCCTGTAGATTCTGCAAAAAGATTTTCGAAAGAAGAGGATTATCATGTTTGGAAAGACCGCCTAAAAATTCATGGTCTTGACTTAAGACATATCCCAAGTGTAGAAATATTCTGTAATTATATAGAGCAAAAGTACGGTCGTTTGGATATTCTTATCAATAACGCTGCACAAACAGTAAGAAGACCTTCTGGTTTCTATGCTCATATGATGGACGATGAAGAAAAGCCTTTCGCATTATTAGCTCCAGAGACACAACACTTGTTATCTGAACATCAATATTGTTTAGAACAGCTACAAGATTTATCTGAAGATAGCTCTAGTGCAAAAAATAGACGTTTACCTGTAAAATGGAGTACTACTGAAGCAGGTATCGGTATCCGAGCTTCCGCAAAACTTTCACAGATTCCATATAGTTTTGATAACTCTATTCAAACAAAAGAAGTCTTCCCTGAAGGTAAATTAGATGTTGATTTACAACAAGTAGATCTTAGAAAAACCAATAGCTGGAGGTTAAGAATCGGAGAAATTGAAACACCAGAGATGGTAGAAGTTCAATTGGTTAACTCTATTGCACCATTTGTATTATGTAACCGTTTATCTAAGTTAATGCAAGCAGATAATACGGGTAAAAAACATATCATTAACGTATCTGCAATGGAAGGTAAATTCCACCGTTTCCATAAAGAAGACCGTCATCCACATACCAATATGGCAAAAGCTGCATTGAACATGTTAACGCATACTTCAGCTGCTACTTTAGCCAAGGAAGGTATATACATGAATGCGGTTGATACGGGATGGGTAACAGATGAAGATCCTGCTCATATCTCTAAGAAAAAAGAAGAAGTACATGATTTCCAACCGCCATTAGATATTGTGGATGGTGCTGCCAGAGTACTTGATCCACTGATCGATGGTATCAATTCTGGAAAACATTGGTCTGGAAAATTCTTAAAAGATTATTTCCCAATTGATTGGTAG
- a CDS encoding GNAT family N-acetyltransferase, whose product MEYLELTSYEAEIKNLETLFQQTFGDAEGAAEGKNIGQLVHGLLTTTPKDEIRVFVAKNDEEFIGSILLTKFGNEQNINAYLLSPVAVSTKHQGKKIGQQLINFAFSQLKVDGVETVVSYGDPNFYSRVGFQQITEEVITSPHHLSFPIGWIAAPLQSDQITPMVGKNTCAPALDDPKFW is encoded by the coding sequence ATGGAATATTTAGAATTAACCTCATACGAAGCTGAAATCAAAAATCTTGAAACACTATTTCAGCAAACTTTTGGAGATGCTGAAGGAGCAGCAGAAGGTAAAAATATTGGGCAATTGGTCCATGGATTGTTAACGACCACTCCTAAAGACGAAATCCGAGTTTTTGTAGCTAAAAATGATGAAGAATTTATAGGTAGTATTTTACTTACAAAGTTTGGTAACGAGCAAAATATTAATGCCTATTTATTGTCTCCTGTTGCTGTTAGTACAAAACATCAAGGAAAGAAAATAGGTCAGCAATTGATCAATTTTGCATTTTCACAGTTAAAGGTTGATGGAGTAGAAACAGTGGTTTCTTATGGTGATCCTAACTTTTATTCGAGAGTAGGTTTCCAGCAAATTACAGAAGAGGTAATTACTTCCCCTCATCATCTAAGTTTTCCTATTGGTTGGATAGCTGCTCCTTTACAATCGGATCAGATTACTCCCATGGTAGGAAAAAATACTTGTGCTCCAGCTTTAGATGATCCTAAATTTTGGTAA
- a CDS encoding caspase family protein translates to MMIYFRLFIISLLLISSSIHAQQYKGMVNDLMISKSNHLIWISDNVHSDVRGVSMINGKEIAFLPHQFYVKRIFETSDHIITVNDQIRFWNKKNYALEDSIFIGHGNDIALSNENTLAIVAYPGIRFVNLKTKEVNDYQSQTTNVSLAKIKFSKDGKRTFIVDAVKVFELIGDQLVDVFTSKEYIKGCQINETGIHLLLSPNQFTSNENTSIKHISFNGEEINHIYLDKIPHLKIGFGELYPYNTSNYPLFEMIGSLYIVQTTNGIIGVSETWKQYLISGYWDLPYENIKFKQFGNLFARTDGSKITVLDLFGSVLYEENIESLYTSFNTNKLDKISLLYNLYLIGNDGDKNIKHEFTWSDYLLPLAVANEKNFVTFHKNGEVNVWNFNDFSKKYSWSIPGNMRPLSAIYHQTKPHIYCILPDLKTVRVYDNQGKVIIDKELEIESFPTSILSYKDGIIIGTSNGSVYKFNDNLELLSTHKNLFGEAVSSIAFIEDSQELLLGSRGRLIRCPLSIGEITDEQVTKVHTGYITDLSTQHFNGHDFLLTNSFFDPTALLWDLNTKSLIKSYHQDKNIQYAQLIDSLNVPMSVDSIGFTYDGNTQLVEQLDSHKPEVYLQSTISSGIKKILFSKDQNLILALSKNIVYILDMKTRKIITQIQGKEDLINDAFLDKNSRDVIITNGKNLVTYDIASGKKIREIDFNHVGNLSIHKIKKVPNTPYIFGINMHGWSDPYVIHGNSGKVLTTFNIPVKGNRIFDIQFSKSGALMAVYTNKEVAVFKDYFTKNPVTVFNYERNSEVSFSTMNLVNLDEEKHLVMFVGKVDGRTCTLVYNYENKQELKIIKDNFLAEIVEGTITYGYDNGIHQVNIANDDITKFYSNKKFTKELSALGYNRKYDIVVGGDIFGNIKLFDNKTKNEVSTLERFKNDIYNFRKYNNHIVYNHKQGLFYIDNKQLKNIKIDKASNYPFNVDLSEDENRMIYLGHSDLTSKPYVYIENLSTGHSEKLFRLHVEKIQLGKFLLRGNHIIYTYNLNEKRYFAGYDIALKKNYEIFSTEVITNLDDQSDQNTFFLMELTKDQKANKIETKLVKYDVKSGKRTKLNAIDYPLSEYQEFNKKDLQKYFKNYQLLVDKGYQIYQTNDGINIYDFKNKQFVLKNFKEIKNKLFKYHIPTNTLFIISTKNEVISYAIHDKQQEVLFTIDSNIENLELSEDELYILSSDEKISVYSLKDHVLKYQLQSSGNDGLSIINNDGYYMSDKGAVDNVVFKKGLNVYPYDQFDVWFNRPDLVLEGIEGTDKNYIHQAQLAFQKRLEKLKLSDQFPKIDALPTVAIHKDKIPVSVDSKPFSFTIEAKTIDQSNITTVDVWVNNVAIYGKKGLQLTAPSSNINKEITLTLNDGKNKVEVAVRSDNQNTSLKDEFFIDCESQTSSTFYVVSIGISHYKDSTMNLQYADKDARDIVSDLKEKGHHITPILLTNEEVTKEKILAIKEQLQGTQVDDKILLYYAGHGMLDLNYEYYLTTYDINFRQPQKLGLKYEDFIDILDGIPARKKLVIIDACHSGELDTSPTTPLAENNEVKIVSSYARGLVPKLPLPTTSSFEFMQNIFTDLRRDTGATIISSAGGNEYASEGEEYNNGLFTYYLRQAISNTVADNNKDNKVTVEELLNYVSKEVKEQSDGSQQPNARRINHEENFMLWSTPMQ, encoded by the coding sequence ATGATGATCTACTTCCGACTTTTTATTATTTCGCTTCTTCTTATCTCTTCTAGTATCCATGCCCAACAATATAAAGGGATGGTCAATGATCTAATGATTTCAAAAAGTAATCATCTGATCTGGATCAGTGATAATGTACATTCTGATGTACGAGGAGTTTCAATGATTAATGGTAAAGAAATTGCTTTTCTCCCTCACCAATTTTATGTGAAAAGGATTTTCGAAACATCGGATCATATCATCACAGTCAATGACCAAATCAGATTCTGGAATAAAAAGAATTATGCATTAGAAGATTCAATATTTATCGGTCATGGTAATGATATCGCTCTATCCAATGAGAACACCTTAGCTATCGTAGCCTACCCTGGAATCCGTTTCGTCAACCTTAAAACAAAAGAAGTTAATGATTATCAAAGTCAGACTACAAATGTGTCTTTAGCTAAAATTAAGTTTAGTAAGGATGGTAAAAGAACATTTATTGTGGATGCTGTAAAGGTTTTCGAATTAATAGGAGATCAATTGGTGGACGTCTTCACTTCGAAAGAATATATAAAAGGTTGTCAGATTAATGAAACGGGAATTCACTTACTACTTTCACCCAATCAATTCACATCAAATGAAAATACATCGATTAAACATATCAGCTTTAACGGTGAAGAAATAAATCATATATATCTAGATAAAATTCCACACCTCAAGATAGGTTTTGGAGAACTTTACCCTTATAATACTAGCAATTACCCTCTATTTGAAATGATCGGTTCGCTGTACATTGTACAAACGACCAATGGTATTATTGGAGTATCTGAAACTTGGAAACAATACCTGATCTCGGGGTATTGGGACTTACCTTATGAGAATATTAAGTTCAAACAATTTGGTAATCTATTTGCCAGAACTGATGGGAGTAAAATCACTGTATTAGACCTTTTTGGAAGTGTGCTATACGAGGAAAATATAGAAAGTTTATATACTTCTTTCAATACAAATAAATTAGATAAGATAAGTTTACTATACAATCTATACCTTATTGGTAATGATGGAGATAAAAACATCAAACATGAGTTTACTTGGTCAGATTATTTACTCCCTTTGGCTGTTGCTAACGAGAAAAATTTTGTAACCTTCCATAAAAATGGAGAGGTTAATGTCTGGAACTTTAATGATTTCTCTAAAAAATATTCTTGGTCAATACCTGGAAATATGCGTCCTTTATCTGCTATTTACCATCAGACAAAACCTCATATTTACTGTATTTTACCAGATTTAAAAACTGTAAGAGTATACGATAACCAAGGAAAAGTTATCATAGACAAAGAACTAGAAATTGAGTCTTTCCCAACGTCTATCCTTTCGTATAAGGACGGTATAATTATAGGTACGTCAAATGGGTCTGTATATAAATTTAATGATAACCTTGAGTTACTTTCTACTCATAAAAATCTATTTGGAGAAGCTGTTTCATCAATTGCATTTATAGAAGATAGCCAAGAATTACTGTTAGGCTCAAGAGGTAGATTAATCCGTTGCCCGCTATCCATTGGAGAAATTACAGATGAGCAAGTAACAAAAGTACATACAGGTTATATTACAGATTTAAGTACTCAACACTTCAATGGCCATGATTTCTTGTTGACGAATTCATTTTTTGACCCTACGGCACTTCTATGGGATCTCAACACAAAGAGCTTAATCAAATCATACCATCAGGATAAGAATATTCAATATGCACAACTTATCGATAGTCTTAATGTTCCGATGAGTGTAGATAGCATCGGTTTCACATATGATGGAAATACCCAACTCGTAGAACAACTTGATAGTCATAAACCTGAAGTTTACCTTCAATCCACAATTTCGTCAGGGATAAAGAAGATTTTGTTTAGTAAAGATCAGAATCTAATACTAGCCCTATCAAAGAATATTGTGTACATATTGGACATGAAAACTAGAAAAATCATTACACAGATTCAAGGGAAGGAAGATCTAATTAATGATGCTTTTCTAGATAAAAACTCAAGAGATGTAATTATCACTAATGGGAAAAACCTAGTCACTTACGATATTGCCTCTGGGAAGAAAATTAGAGAAATCGACTTCAATCATGTAGGAAATTTAAGTATTCACAAGATCAAAAAAGTACCAAATACTCCCTATATTTTTGGTATCAACATGCATGGCTGGAGCGACCCTTATGTTATCCACGGCAACTCAGGCAAGGTACTCACGACATTCAATATCCCAGTTAAAGGAAATAGAATTTTTGATATACAATTTTCCAAATCAGGAGCATTAATGGCTGTATATACAAATAAAGAAGTCGCTGTATTTAAAGATTACTTCACCAAAAACCCAGTTACAGTTTTTAATTATGAGCGGAATTCAGAAGTCTCATTTTCTACAATGAATCTGGTCAACCTAGATGAGGAGAAACACCTTGTAATGTTTGTAGGAAAGGTTGATGGGCGTACTTGTACTTTAGTTTACAATTATGAAAACAAGCAGGAATTGAAAATTATTAAAGATAATTTCTTGGCCGAAATTGTTGAAGGAACGATTACGTATGGATATGACAATGGAATTCATCAAGTAAATATTGCTAATGACGATATCACCAAATTCTACTCCAATAAAAAGTTCACAAAAGAGTTGTCAGCCTTAGGGTATAACCGTAAATACGACATTGTGGTAGGGGGTGATATTTTTGGAAATATCAAGCTGTTTGATAATAAAACGAAGAATGAAGTATCCACTCTTGAACGTTTTAAAAACGATATTTATAATTTCAGAAAATACAATAATCACATTGTTTATAATCACAAGCAAGGATTATTTTACATTGATAATAAACAGCTTAAAAACATTAAGATCGACAAGGCTTCCAACTATCCTTTCAATGTAGATCTATCTGAGGATGAAAACCGAATGATTTATCTAGGACATTCAGATTTAACATCAAAACCCTATGTCTATATCGAAAACTTATCAACGGGTCATTCTGAAAAGCTATTTAGACTTCATGTAGAAAAAATTCAATTAGGGAAATTTTTATTAAGAGGTAATCATATTATCTACACCTATAACTTAAATGAAAAAAGATACTTCGCTGGGTATGATATCGCATTAAAGAAAAACTATGAGATTTTTAGTACTGAAGTAATCACCAATTTAGATGATCAATCGGATCAAAATACCTTTTTCTTAATGGAATTAACCAAGGATCAAAAGGCAAATAAAATCGAAACTAAGCTTGTAAAGTATGATGTAAAAAGTGGAAAACGCACTAAACTAAATGCTATTGATTACCCTTTGTCAGAATATCAAGAATTTAATAAGAAGGACTTACAGAAATACTTTAAAAACTACCAACTGCTGGTCGATAAAGGGTATCAAATATACCAGACAAATGATGGTATCAATATCTATGATTTTAAGAACAAACAATTTGTACTGAAGAATTTTAAAGAGATTAAGAATAAACTCTTTAAATACCATATACCTACAAATACATTGTTTATCATTAGCACTAAAAATGAAGTAATCAGCTATGCTATTCATGATAAACAACAGGAAGTACTTTTTACCATCGATAGTAATATTGAGAATTTAGAATTGTCTGAGGATGAACTCTATATTTTAAGTTCTGATGAAAAAATCAGCGTATATTCTTTAAAAGACCATGTTTTAAAATATCAACTTCAATCTTCGGGAAATGACGGTTTGAGTATTATTAATAATGATGGGTATTATATGTCGGACAAAGGTGCCGTAGATAATGTTGTATTTAAAAAAGGGCTAAATGTTTATCCGTATGATCAATTTGATGTATGGTTTAATCGACCTGACTTGGTTTTAGAAGGCATTGAAGGTACCGATAAGAATTATATTCATCAGGCACAGCTTGCTTTTCAGAAACGCTTAGAAAAACTAAAGCTGAGTGATCAATTCCCTAAAATCGATGCCCTGCCTACGGTTGCTATTCATAAAGATAAAATCCCTGTTAGTGTTGACAGCAAACCTTTCTCTTTCACAATAGAGGCAAAAACAATCGACCAATCGAACATTACAACAGTAGATGTTTGGGTAAATAACGTCGCAATCTATGGAAAAAAAGGTCTTCAATTAACGGCCCCTTCTTCCAACATCAACAAAGAAATAACTCTTACATTAAATGATGGGAAAAATAAGGTAGAAGTTGCAGTACGTTCAGATAATCAAAATACATCCTTAAAAGATGAGTTTTTTATCGATTGTGAATCACAAACTTCGAGTACTTTTTATGTTGTTAGTATTGGTATTTCACACTACAAAGACAGCACCATGAACTTACAATACGCAGATAAAGATGCTAGAGATATCGTCAGTGATTTAAAAGAAAAAGGGCATCATATTACTCCTATCTTATTGACCAACGAGGAAGTGACGAAAGAAAAAATACTTGCTATCAAGGAACAATTGCAGGGTACTCAGGTCGATGATAAAATTCTCCTTTATTATGCTGGACATGGTATGTTGGATCTGAATTATGAATACTATTTAACCACATATGATATTAACTTTAGACAACCTCAGAAGTTGGGACTGAAATATGAGGATTTTATTGATATTCTGGACGGTATTCCTGCAAGGAAAAAGCTAGTGATTATCGATGCTTGTCATTCTGGTGAATTGGATACATCTCCTACCACACCTCTTGCTGAAAATAATGAAGTGAAAATTGTCTCTTCTTATGCCAGAGGGCTTGTTCCCAAACTCCCTCTACCCACTACTTCTTCTTTTGAATTTATGCAGAATATTTTCACAGATTTAAGAAGAGATACAGGAGCAACAATTATTTCAAGTGCAGGCGGAAATGAATATGCATCGGAAGGTGAAGAATATAACAACGGTCTATTTACTTATTACCTTAGACAGGCTATTTCTAATACAGTAGCAGACAATAATAAAGACAATAAAGTAACTGTGGAGGAACTTTTAAATTATGTATCAAAAGAGGTAAAAGAGCAATCAGATGGAAGTCAGCAGCCCAATGCAAGGCGAATTAATCATGAAGAGAACTTTATGTTGTGGTCGACTCCAATGCAGTAA
- a CDS encoding leucine-rich repeat protein has translation MVITKYFNKISSILGIVLLMTTSIQAQDDTFTLTSNSTYVVDGVIKSVVIDDKYKKIIIPEFLDGQYVTGIDDDVFENRGLEEVQFPSTLKMIYNHAFINNNLKTVVLPESLEYIGRYAFVNNPDFEAVYPTSDSPDFIGWYDSYTGITHVGEDKIENLTSTKYKRSYYTLTDDDVIMEEDTLVGLTITPNFKDIIIPEYLQNHPVKSIKAYNSGNTGFYDKDIFSIQFPKQLEVIGRYEFAKNLISEVKLPENVIAIEFSSFYTNKLVTFEFNDGLQVIGESCLSNNPYLQKMDIPNSVIRIEKKAFWGAEFKEITLPIVDDENFIDWGKYKGGETVHYTNYNDTYIAKFKYTPTDDDVIVRNDTLISISYPDNVSQIILNENLDGQTLRYIETKKSNQRFYHLKKIQLPATLEYIGDNAFSGNQLEEITIPDQVHYIGREAFYSNQLTSIKLPSQVDTIYAKTFAFNELTSITLPGNIKYIDEEAFYSNNIQDIAFSDGLEYIGYRSFMYNELNTVTFPNSLRTVREYAFTENPDVTLTFPKIDDPNFIGWFNESTKSQLASNTTKETNDKYSVIFKKIIDENEIITDEEMNIIDVKLDFSKYKHLEFPNKIDNKSIKGIRCDLSSKGLVGVTLPSDLEYIGHGVFTNNAIQNLTLPSKVKVIGTSAFMNNRIAEITLPDELDSLHNSAFQENDLSSIEIPSGIMYIGDRAFSSNQFSYYTVPKNSNPGFKYWYSQTSTAIEEGAQVYTYYPLYAKIAYQLTSNDITVKDGYITACSYKGDLKIIDIPAQINGEVIKGIADKPYESGVFGQLDLQEVFFDSNLKYIGDFAFENNKIDNLNFQEGLHHIGKGAFIENQLNPFYLKLPFSIRMIQASAFAGNPDFSYFNLPRDPDDYYNSVEWKDKSDQRFYSGYQVYNLFSYYTTDLSYSEKDKDEVITSTDELDHMLVFPTLFQESVQVINYPPNAKYFLFTTDGKLIQQGNVSPSINIQSSKGMYILKIGSGEDEKSFKLIKQ, from the coding sequence ATGGTAATCACAAAATATTTCAATAAAATAAGTAGCATTTTGGGGATAGTCCTATTGATGACTACCTCAATACAAGCACAGGACGATACATTTACTTTAACAAGCAATTCTACCTATGTTGTCGATGGTGTGATTAAAAGTGTCGTCATTGATGATAAATACAAAAAGATAATAATTCCTGAGTTTCTAGATGGACAATATGTAACTGGGATTGACGATGATGTATTTGAAAATAGAGGCTTAGAAGAAGTTCAATTTCCATCTACACTCAAGATGATTTACAATCATGCATTCATTAATAATAACCTTAAAACAGTCGTATTACCCGAGAGTTTAGAATATATTGGTAGGTATGCATTTGTCAACAATCCTGATTTTGAGGCCGTATATCCCACTTCAGATAGTCCAGATTTCATTGGATGGTACGATTCGTACACTGGCATTACTCATGTTGGCGAGGATAAAATAGAAAACCTTACCAGTACCAAATACAAACGATCATATTATACCCTTACAGATGACGATGTTATCATGGAAGAAGATACCTTGGTAGGGCTCACAATTACTCCCAATTTTAAGGATATTATCATTCCTGAATACTTACAAAATCATCCTGTAAAAAGTATTAAAGCCTATAATAGTGGAAACACTGGTTTTTATGATAAAGACATCTTTTCAATACAATTTCCAAAACAGTTAGAAGTGATTGGAAGGTATGAGTTTGCCAAAAATCTCATCTCAGAAGTTAAGCTTCCAGAAAATGTTATTGCTATCGAGTTCTCCTCTTTTTATACCAACAAACTCGTCACCTTTGAATTCAATGATGGTTTACAAGTGATTGGAGAAAGTTGCCTTAGTAATAACCCCTACCTACAAAAGATGGATATTCCCAACTCTGTCATCCGAATCGAAAAAAAGGCATTTTGGGGAGCCGAGTTTAAAGAAATTACTTTACCTATAGTTGATGATGAAAATTTTATTGATTGGGGAAAATATAAAGGAGGAGAAACAGTACATTATACCAACTACAATGATACTTACATTGCAAAGTTCAAGTATACTCCAACAGACGATGATGTGATTGTTCGCAATGACACTTTAATCTCAATTAGTTATCCTGATAATGTCTCTCAAATTATTTTAAATGAAAATTTAGACGGACAAACTCTACGTTATATTGAAACAAAGAAATCGAATCAACGATTTTATCATCTAAAAAAGATACAACTCCCAGCAACTTTAGAATATATTGGTGATAATGCTTTTTCAGGGAATCAATTGGAAGAAATTACTATTCCTGACCAAGTTCATTATATTGGTCGTGAGGCATTTTATAGTAATCAACTGACGAGCATAAAGCTACCATCACAAGTAGATACTATATATGCTAAAACATTTGCCTTTAACGAATTGACATCCATAACCCTACCAGGTAACATAAAGTATATTGATGAGGAAGCGTTCTATTCTAACAATATCCAAGACATCGCATTTTCAGATGGATTGGAATACATTGGTTATAGATCATTTATGTATAATGAATTGAACACAGTAACATTTCCAAATAGTCTTAGAACTGTTAGAGAATATGCATTTACGGAAAACCCAGATGTCACACTTACTTTCCCTAAAATTGATGATCCTAATTTTATTGGGTGGTTCAATGAAAGTACAAAAAGCCAATTAGCTTCAAATACAACAAAAGAGACCAACGATAAATACTCAGTGATATTCAAAAAGATCATCGATGAAAATGAAATCATTACCGATGAGGAGATGAATATTATTGATGTAAAACTCGATTTCTCAAAATACAAACACCTAGAATTCCCAAATAAAATTGATAACAAATCCATTAAAGGAATACGTTGTGATTTATCTTCAAAAGGATTAGTTGGTGTGACATTACCTTCTGATTTAGAATATATTGGGCATGGTGTTTTCACAAACAATGCAATTCAGAACTTAACACTTCCTTCAAAAGTAAAAGTGATTGGTACTTCTGCCTTTATGAATAATAGAATTGCAGAAATTACGTTGCCGGATGAATTGGACTCTTTGCATAATAGTGCTTTTCAAGAAAATGACTTATCATCTATAGAAATACCTTCAGGCATAATGTATATTGGAGATAGAGCCTTCTCAAGTAACCAATTCTCTTATTACACTGTTCCAAAAAATTCTAATCCTGGGTTTAAATATTGGTATTCACAAACTTCGACAGCAATTGAAGAAGGCGCTCAAGTGTATACCTACTATCCACTTTATGCAAAAATTGCCTATCAACTGACAAGTAATGATATTACTGTAAAAGATGGGTATATCACAGCTTGTTCTTACAAAGGAGATTTAAAAATTATTGATATTCCTGCTCAGATTAATGGCGAAGTAATCAAAGGAATTGCAGACAAGCCTTACGAATCAGGTGTTTTTGGTCAACTTGATCTTCAGGAAGTTTTCTTCGATTCCAACCTAAAATATATTGGAGATTTTGCATTTGAAAACAATAAAATCGATAATCTGAACTTTCAAGAAGGCTTACATCATATTGGAAAAGGTGCATTCATTGAAAATCAGCTCAACCCATTTTATCTAAAGCTTCCTTTTTCAATTAGAATGATACAAGCTTCGGCCTTTGCAGGAAATCCAGACTTTTCATACTTCAACCTGCCACGAGATCCTGATGATTATTATAATAGTGTGGAGTGGAAAGATAAGAGTGATCAAAGGTTCTATTCTGGATACCAAGTCTATAATCTTTTCTCTTATTACACTACAGATCTAAGCTATTCGGAAAAAGATAAAGACGAGGTGATTACTTCTACAGATGAACTTGATCATATGCTCGTTTTCCCTACCCTTTTTCAAGAGTCAGTACAAGTCATCAACTACCCTCCTAATGCAAAGTATTTCTTATTTACCACAGATGGTAAATTGATTCAACAGGGTAATGTTTCTCCATCTATCAATATACAAAGTTCAAAAGGTATGTATATTCTGAAGATTGGTTCTGGAGAAGACGAAAAAAGCTTTAAGCTAATAAAACAATAA